The Acidobacteriota bacterium genome includes the window GCTCTGTAACTTTGTTAGGCTCCAGATTTCAAGCGACTATCAAAGCTACGCCAAAGGCATAGCACTCCAAAAAACGCGATGCACATTTGCTTTCTTTGCAACGAATATCCTCCCTGGCGACACGGCGGCGTAGGCAGTTTCACGCAAACCCTGGCGCGTGAATTGGTCAAATGCGGCAATCGAGTCACCGTTTTAGGCCTCTATAGTTGCGAAAAAATCCTGGACGAACGTGACGAAAGTGTCCGCGTAGTGCGAATTCCACACGCGAAATTGCCGGGCACGGGTTTTTTAATCAACGGAGCCAGATTGCGGTATGTGTTGCGTTATTTGCACAGCCAGGATGCAATGGATGTTGTGGAAGGGCCGGAACTGAGCCTTTCGATGATTCCGGCAGATTTTCCCGCCGCCAAAGTGATTCGCATGAATGGCGGTCATCGGTTCTTTGCCGATACATTAGGAGAAAAGCCCAAATTTTGGCGCAGTTGGCTGGAACGGCGCTCATTTTCGCGCGCTGATCATCTTTGCGCGGTCAGCAAGTTCGTGGCGGAAAAAACCCGGCAATTGTTGGAACTTGGACAACTATCTATTGCCGTATTACCCAATCCTGTGGATACTCTGGTTTTTGCCCCCCAGCCTCCAGAATTTGAGACAGATGGTTCGATACTTTTTGCAGGCACTGTGTGTGAAAAGAAAGGCATTCGCCAATTGGTTCAGGCAATGCCCCGGATTGTCGCAGCCGTTCCAAGCGCTCACTTGCTGATTGCCGGAAGAGATTGGCTCGATCCGGATACTGGCGACTCATTCACTGAAAAACTTCGCCGACTGATTCCTGCAAACTTGGCTGAATCCATTACTTTCCTGGGCATGGTTGAACATGCCACGTTACCCGAAATAATGGCGCAGGCTTCGGTTTGCGTTTATCCTTCGCACATGGAGGCAATGCCCTTAGCTTGGCTGGAGGCTTTGGCAATGGGAAAAGCCGTTTTGGCAAGCCAAACCGGCCCTGGCCCCGAAGCTATTGAAGATGGAGTTTCCGGATTGCTCTGTAACCCCTATGACTCCGACTCCATCGCGGAAAAGGTTATTTTGCTTCTCAAAGACCGGGAGCTTCGTCGCCGACTGGGGCAGCAGGCGCGGCAACGAGCGATTGATCTTTTTTCCGTTGAAACCCTGGTGCGTCGCAACCAAGAGTTTTATTCAAGATGCACAACAGTAGTGAAGTAATTTTGAAATCGTCCCCTCGAGTTCAAAGCTTTATGAACTGGATGTCGGTTTACCGAGAAGACGTCAAACGATACGTAGATTCCGAGACCAGAGTGGACTTTCTGAGACAAATTTTGACTCAGCGAGGATTGTGGGCGTTACTGCAATACAGGTTGGCCTCGGCTATTTATCGCTGGACAGTTCCAACAATTCTAAAGCGGCCATTGATATGGATGATGGCGGTTTGGCATAAGCTCGTTGAGCTGACGACTGGCATTCAGTTGCCTTATACCGCGACAATCGGCCCGGGGCTGTACATTGGTCACGTTGGAAGGGTCTTCCTGGAAGACGACGTCATTATCGGCAGCCATTGCAATATGTTACAGGGGGTTGCCATTGTCAGGTCCGGTCGAGGCGATGGGTGCGGAGTCCCGACCATCGGCGACCGAGTTCATTTTGGACCAAATGCCACCGTCGCCGGAAAAATTCGCATCGGCGATGACACCACGATTGCAGCGAACGCGCTGGTCATCACGGATATGCCCAGTGGCTGTTCCGTCGCAGGCATCCCCGCCGAAATCATAGGGCGAAATTATCCGCGTTACTTCCCATTGGAAACAAAATCCGCCGAATACTAAGGACCGCTCTCACAATCACCTGCCCGCCTGTCATCCGTTTGAATGAAACTCGGTGTCGCAACAACCTGCCAACATATTTTTCATGAAGGTCAGTGGTGGACATATGAACCGTTCGTCCTGGAAATGAATGTCTGGCATGAATTGTTTGACGAACTCGTTGTCGTCGCACCGCTGGATCAAGGGCCTCCGCCGAAATTCTGGGCCCCCTACCAAAATTCAAACGGCATAACGGTTGTTCCCTATCGCCGGGACAAAGGCAGCGGAATGAACCAGCAAACCACCAAACTTTGGGAAATTCCGCGAATGGGCTTCGCCATCACCAAAGCCGCGATGATGAGCGATGCATTTCATTTGCGCTCGCCCGCCAGCATATCCCTGCTGGCGTCGTTGGTATTGCCGCTGTTGCAGCGTCGTCGCTGCGCCAAATTCGCGGGGCAATGGACGGGTTATCCCGGCGAACCACGTACCGTTCGCTGGCAACGCACAATTTTGAAATCGAACTGGTGGGCGTCGCCGGTGACGGTTTATGGCGAATGGCCGAATCAACCCGCACACGTCATACCGTTTTTCACCTCCGTGCTGAACGCGCAGCAATCCGCCCGCGCAAAAGCTGCCGCCGAAACCAAAGCCGCTGCCGACTGGTCGAATCGAAATTTGCGGCTGCTGTATGTCGGCAGGCTGTCAAAATCCAAAAACGTTCACGCCATCCTTGACGCCATCGCGCAACTCAAAACCGAAGGCTTGCTCATCGAATGCGACATTGTGGGCGAAGGCCCGGAACGGGAAGCGCTGGAAACTCAAGTCGCTTCCGCGAATCTGCGACCTCAGGTGCGATTTACCGGCGGCGTGGAATTTGATCGTGTCCTGGATTTTTACGAACGCGGCGACGTGCTGGCATTGATTTCGGAAACCGAAGGTTGGCCCAAAGCAATTGCCGAAGCGATGGCCTTTGGCTTGGTCTGCATCGGTTCAAACCGTGGATTGGTTCCGTGGATGCTCGGTGTTGGCTCCGAAGCAACACGTGGTGTGGTGATTCAACCCGGCGATTCTGAAGCACTCGCGGACACGTTGCGTAAAATTGCCGCGTCGCCGCTTGAATACAGTCAGATGGGACAACGCGCCGCCGCCTGGAGCGGCAATTATTCGCTTGAAGGTTTGCGCGAAGCCTTGCGCAACCTGCTCAACCAAAGCTGGAATCTTGATTTGAAGTGAGAATTCCTGACCGCTTGAAACTTGGTTGGTTTTCTTCCCTGTCGCCGTGGCGACTTGCATTGCTGGTCGCGTTTTGTTCGATGGCGGCGCTGCTGGTGTTCTGGCGAATCGTCCCGTCGGATTCACAAACGAACGAAAACAGCGATTACCTGAATTTTTACGAACCCGTCGCGCAAAACCTGCTCGCGGGCAAAGGACTGGTAACAAATTCAGGTCAGCCCGCAACGCATTATCCGCCCGCATATCCGTTGTTGTTGGTGGCGGCGTTCAAACTGGCATCGTGGTTTTCACTTTCGACGGCAACGGCAAACCTTGCACTGACGCTGGTCAGTCATTTGCTGGCCGCAGTATTCATTTTCCTGCTGGCGCGAAAGCTCTGGTCAAACCTTGGCGCGTTTATCGCGGCGCTTGCCTGGATCAGTTACCCGCCCATTCTGTGGTTGACCAAACAACCCAACAGCGAAATTCCGTTTATGGCTGTTTTTTACGGCAGCGTTTGGTTGCTGTGGGCAGCCTGCTGGCGGCGCGCAAGCTGGCACTATTTCGTGCTGGCCGGAATGTTGGGAGGGATCGCGGCGTTGCTTCGCCCCATCGGTTTGGGCGCGATGGTGATGATGAGTTTGGGGTTGGTGTTGGCAACGCGCGGCAAAGAGTTCCGGCTGCGACTGATGATGGTTGCGTTCTTGCTAATTGGCAATCTGTTGGCGATTTTTCCCTGGCAGGTTTGGGTGTACGCCCGCACAGGAAACGTCGTTTTGCTGAGCGGCAATCTGGTTCCCAGCATTCGCGACGGATTGCGATTTGCCGTGAATTTGAAACGTTACCGTCAAGCCGTGCCCGTTCCCGACGACGTGCGCGCGATGATGCAGCGCATTGACGCCCGGTTTGACGAAATGGATTCGTTGGCGAACGTGGCCAAAGTTGTGCGCGATGAAGCCAGCCCGCAACCAATGGCGCTGGTCAAATTGCTGCTGATCAAAGCGGCGCGCAGTTGGTACGCCACCGACAGCGGTCGCCGCGAAGGATTGATCCTGCTCTTTCAAATTGTTTATCTGGTTTTGGTTGCCATTGGCGGTTGGCGCGCGTGGAAATCGGGCGGACAAGCGCGAGAATTGTTTTTTGGGTTGGCGCTGACGCTGTTGTATTTTTGGGGAATGACCGTATTGACGCTTTCGATTTTGCGTTACATGACGCCGGTCATTGGCCTGGCCTTTACGTTGTTGGGAGCGCTTGCGCCCTCAACCGCTCGCCAAGAAAAAAACACAACGTCATCCGGCATCCTCGGAGTGATGCACTTGACGGACACACTGGACAGCGGCGGCGCCGAGCGAATGGCCGTCAACCTGGTCAATCATCTGCCGCGCGACCGTTATCGAGTTCACCTGTGCACGACTCGCCGCGACGGCGCGCTGTCGGATTTTGTCGCTGCCGACGTTGAGCGCCTGCGACTGGAACGTACAAGCCGGTTCGACTTTCGAGCGATTTTCAAACTTCGGCGATACATCGCCGAACGCGAGATTCGTTTGCTGCACGCGCACAACACTTCCCTGTTTATTGCCCTGGCGGCGGCTGCGTTTCCACCGTTTCCGGCTGTCATCTGGCATCACCACACAGGCCGATACGCGATGGAGGATCGAGCGGCGCGCATTTACCGGCTGGTTGCGCAACGGATTCGCGGTGTCATCACAGTCAATCAGGATTTGGCCGACTGGACGCAAAGGCGTTTGGGCATTCCATCGGAGCGTGTTCGGTATATCCCCAACTTTGTCAGTGAAAGCCCTCTACACCCGCCAATCGAATTGCCGGGCACCCCCAGCCAGCGAATCGTTTGCGTGGCGAATCTCCACCCGGACAAGGATCATGCGACGCTGTTTCGCGCGATGCGCCAGGTTATCAAACAAGTTCCCAATGCACAGTTGTTGTTGGCCGGTGAAGCTCGCAACGCACATTATTTGCAATCCATCACCATGGAAATGGTCAAACTCGGCTTAATCAATAACGTCACCTTGTTGGGGCAACAAAAAAACATTCCGCAACTTCTGAGCGCCTGCGACATTGGCGTGCTCAGTTCGGTTTCGGAAGGGTTGCCGATGGCGGTGTTGGAATACGGCATGGCCGGATTGGCAGTCGCAACCACCGATGTCGGCCAATGCGCAGAAGTTCTGGATTTTGGCAACGCGGGATTGATCGTTCCAAAGTCCGATCCTGATAGATTGACCGAGTCGTTAGTCTCGCTGCTGGAATCCGCCGAGTTACGCCGATCACTTGGGGAAAAGCTGCAAGCACGAGTGCGCGAACGGTACAGTGCCAACGCCGTCATTACCGAAGTTTGCCGAATGTACGAAGAGGTGTTACACCACAACAGTGCCCAAATCAGTTCGGAGCGCTAAATGATAGATCGAACTTTCGTCACACCGCTGAATTCCAACCTGTCAGGCAGTCGGCTTCCGCTAAGCCCGGCGCAACAACCCCTGGTCAGGGCGCTGAACCTTTCCGATTCCAAAGCCATTCCCATGCTACTGGGGCTGCATGCCTTGCTGGGGTTACTGTTGATGATTTCTCCAATCGTTGCGGCGTTGCACATGGGCGTCATCACATTGCTCGGAGTTTGGTGGGCAGTGCTTTCGCCCAGAACGGAACACGTCACCTGGATTTGCGCTTACATTGTCGGCGCTGAAGTTCTATGGCGAATGATGGGTGTGACGTTCTTTTGGGAGTATGGAAAATACAGCATCATCGCTTTCATGTTGTTGTTGATGATTCGAACCGGACGGTTAAGCGGCATATTTTTGCCATTTCTCTTTTTCGCCTTGCTATTGCCGTCCAGCGTTTTGCCCACCGCCAATATGGGAACCCAGGAGTTGCGCCAACAAATCAGCTTCAATTTATCCGGGCCGCTGGCTTTGGCGGTTTGCACCTGGTTCTTCTGGCAAATCACGCTGCCTGTTGAACAATTGCAGCGCATGTTTCTGGCTTTGATTTGCCCGATTGTTTCCACGGCTACGATTGTGCTGGTTGGCATACTGGCCAGTTCCAACCTCAGCTTCAACAACAGCTCGAATTTCGCCACCAGCGGTGGGTACGGCCCTAACCAGGTTTCGGCGGTTTTGGGTTTGGGGGCCTTGGCCGCATTTCTTTGGCTGTTTCATAAAAACGTCGCGCGCTCTTTGAAGCTCACGTTGTTGATCACATTGTTATTTTTGATTGTGCAAAGTGCGCTGACCTTTTCGCGCGGCGGATTGTATGCGGCGGGCGCAGCCGCGATTTTGGCGTCGTTGTATTTGATTCGCGATCGTCGTTTACGTATGCAGTTTGTGCTGGGAGCCGTCGCGGTCTTTGCAGTTGTGAATTTTCTGGTGCTCCCGCAACTGGATGAGTTTACCACCGGCGCGCTTTCCAAACGATTCAGCGACACGCGTATGTCAGGACGCGACCGCATCATCATGGACGACCTGGAAGTGTTCAACGAACATCCGCTGTTTGGCGTTGGCCCCGGCCAAGCCAGACATTTTCGGCAGGGACACAATAAAGCAGCGGCACACACGGAATTTTCGCGCATGGTGGCCGAACACGGAATTTTTGGCTTGGCAGCGTTATTGCTGATGCTGGGATTGGCGATCAGGCATTTCCGGCGCGCGCAAACGCCACAAGCCAAAGCCATCGTGGTTGCGCTGACCGTTTGGAGTTTTTTGAGCATGGCTTCCGTCGCTATGCGAACCGTTGCGCCCGCATTTCTGTTTGGTTTGGGGGCAGCCATGTTTATCTTGCTGGAGCAGGAACAGGCGCGGACGGGACCGGCATTTTCTGCCAACGAGTATGCTCAACGATAGATTTTTGGCGCAGTCGGACACCAGTTCTTCGGGGATTCTGCCCGGGATTTTGATGGTTTCCACCTTTCTTTCGCACACAAAAGGCAGCCATTCCGTCGCCAAAGACCTTGCGAACAAATTACAAACCACGGCTCAAAACATCATCTGTGTTTCGTCGTATCGCTCAGGGTTGCTGCGCGGACTGGATATGATTTTCACGGCCATCCGGCGGCGGCGTGAATACGATCTGGCCATCGTTGGGTTATACAGCGGACGCGCATTTCTGTGGGGCGAGGCAGTTTCGTGGTTGCTGGAAAAACTCGGCTGCCCGTTTGTGATTTCCCTGCATGGCGGTTCGCTGCCGGAATTTGCCCGCCTTCATCCTCGCCGCGTCACTGAAACCCTGCGCAAGGCAGCGGCCGTCACGGCTCCCTCGAATTATCTTGCGGAGCGGATGCGGGTTTATCGTCAGGACATTTTGCTGCTGCCCAACCCGATTGAAATCGAACGTTACGAATTTCGGCTGCGCGACCAGATCAAGCCCAACTTGATCTGGCTTCGCTCGCTCCAGGAAATTTACAATCCCTTGTTGGCAATTAAAGTTGCCGCACGGTTGCGCGAAAATTTTCCGGATTTGCGTCTGACAATGGTCGGTCCAGACAAAGGCGATGGCACTTGGCAACAAACGGCGAACTTTGCAGCCAGGATTTTTCCCGCGAAGCCATACGAAGAAGACACGAAGAAAACATCTGAAACTGGCATTGATCCTGGTGCGGCCTCGTGTGAGTTCGTGGCGGGCGACTTTTTGATGACTGGTGGAATTCCCAACGCTGAAGTTCCGCGCTGGCTCAATCGCGGCGATATTTTTCTGAACACAACCAATGTGGATAACACGCCGATCAGCGTGATCGAAGCGATGGCGTGCGGGCTGCCCATCGTCAGCACGAATGTCGGCGGCTTGCCATATCTGCTGGAAGATGGCGAAGATGCCCTGCTGGTTCCGCCGAACGATGCGGAAGCAATGAGTGCTTCCGTGCGCCGCGTACTGACCGAACCTGGACTGGCAGCGCAATTGTCGCGCAATGCGCGGCGCAAAGCCGAGACCTTTGATTGGGCGAACGTCCTGCCGATGTGGAGAGAGTTGCTTGGGAAAGTTCGATAACCTTTATGCCAAATTGCCCGTCTGGGCGCAGCACGCCGCCGTCAGCGGTTTCGGGCTGTATTGGTACTGGCAGCGCTTTGGCGGCGATTACAAACATTCGTTGAATGCATTTTTGGCGCGCGACCGATTCAGCCGCGATGAATGGCAATCGTGGCAACAGGTGAGTTTGAAACAACTGTTGAGCGTGGCGGCTGAACATATTCCGCATTACCGCAACACCTGGAGCCAATCGCAAAAGCGTGCCGCGCAAGCCGGGCAACTAACGGATTTGCCGCTGCTGGAAAAAGATCCGATTCGCGCAGACCCACACGCGTTTTTGCGCCAGGACCTGAACATCAAAAAGCCGTTGACCTTTTTCACCAGCGGTTCGACGGGAACACCGATCGCCAGTTTGTGGACAGCTTCCGAGTTGCGCGCTTCGATGGCCGTGCGCGAAGCCCGTTCGGCAAACTGGGCGGGCGTGTCGTTCACAGTTCCGCGCGCGACGTTTTCCGGGCGGATGGTGGAACCCGATCCGCTCAGCCAGGGGCCGTTTTACCGCTTCAACCTGGTCGAACGACAAGTGTACTTTTCGCCATTTCACCTGCGACAAGACACGGCACGGCTTTACGTCGAGGCATTGCGGAAACACAAGGTTCAATGGCTGACCGGCTACGCCGTGTCGTATTCCCTGCTGGCAAAATTCATTCTGGCGGAAAAGCTGGATATGCCGCCGCTCAAAGCCATCATCACTACCAGCGAAAAGGTCACGCCGGAAATGCGCGGCGTGATGGAATCGGCATTCGGTTGCCGCGTGTTTGAAGAATACAGCACGGTCGAAAACGTCCTGTTTGCCAGCGAATGCGAAGCCGGGCGGTTGCACGTCAGCCCGGATGTTGGCGTCGTTGAAATCCTGCGCCCTGATGGCACGCCGTGTGATTCCGGCGAAGTGGGTGAAATTGTGGCGACCAGCTTGATGCATTATTCGCAACCTTTCGTGCGGTTTCGGCTGGGCGATCTGGGAGCTTGGGACGGAGAGCCTTGTCCTTGCGGGCGAGCGATGCCAATCATCAAGGAAGTCGTCGGACGAATCGAAGACGTGGTTACTGGCCCCGACGGACGCCAACTGGTTCGTTTTCACGGCATTTTCGTCAATCAACCCAACGTCCGCGAAGGCCAGGTCATTCAGGAAGCGCTCGACCGCATTCGTGTCAAAATCGTTCCGACGCCGGAGTTCGACCAAGCGGATGTCGCTGACATCATCGCTCGCATGCAGCAACGGTTGAGCGATGAAGTTCAGGTCATCGTCGAACAAGTGGCGGAAATTCCACGCACCAAGTCTGGCAAATTCAAAGCGGTTGTTTCACTGCTCGACAAGGATCAAAACATTAATCGCAATGGATAAGCCCCAACAACTCCCGTTTGTCTCGGTCGTCATGCCGGTCAGAAACGAAGCCGGTTATATTGCCCGCAGCCTGACAGCAGTTACTGAACAGGATTATCCGGCGGAGAGGTTGGAAATTATTGTCGCCGATGGCATGTCTACCGATTCGACACGGGAAATTGTCAAACTGTTTCAATCGCGGTTTGACAACATTCAGTTGATTGACAATCCGGGCAAGATCGCGCCGACCGGATTAAACCGCGCGACCGGATTGGCCAAAGGGGAAATCATCGCCCGCGTGGATGGACACTGCGAAATTGCCCCGGATTATCTGCGCTGCGCAATCGAGCATCTGCAAACGGAAACCGTAGACGGCGTTGGCGGCCCAATTGAAACCATTGGCGAAACCGCAACGGCACGGGTCATTGCCGCAGCCATGAGTTCAGCCTTTGGCGTGGGCGATTCGGCGTTTCGCACGGTAAAAAACAAAACGATGTTGACCGGCACAATCGCCTTTCCGGTGTATACGCGGGCAATCATCGAACGCGCCGGAGCGTACGACGAAGAAATGGTTCGCAATCAGGACGACGAATACAACTGTCGGCTCAGAAAGCTGGGCGCAAAATTGCTGCTGGCGTCGGATGTGCGATCAAAGTATTACAGCCGTGGCACGATGCGAAAATTGTTCAAACAGTATTTTCAGTACGGATATTGGAAAGTGCGCGTGCTGCAAAAACATCCGCGCCAGATGTCGCTGCGGCAATTCATTCCTCCGGCCTTTGTTGCGTCGCTTCTCGGCTCGATTGGCTTGGGGCTGGTTTCGCCGCTCGGCTGGTGGATTTTTGCCGGAATAATTGGTTGCTATCTCACAGTGAATTTGGTAGCTTCGGCTCGCGTCCTGTTAAGCAATCGCCCCTTCCAATTTCAATTTTTTCTTTTACCCGCCGTGTTTGCCTCGCTTCATTTGAGCTACGGTTTGGGTTTCCTTGTCGGGTTCGTGAAATTCGCTCCCCGATGGCGAATGCGTGAGTGAACTCGCCGGGCGATAGAAACTCCCTCAATCAAAGAATTACCTGCTGTGCCCCAGCGAGTGTTATGGACAAGCAAGAAGTACGCGTGGTGCCAATCCCCAACGAGGAATCACCAACACCAAGTTTTCCATCGAATTCAAAATATCGTTTTACGGCAATCAATTCGGCGTCGGTTCGCGTTCTGATTTTGTGCCTGGCGGCTGTGGCCTTCATCAATGCGCCCGCGTTATTGGGACGGTTGCTGGCCGCGACGGCTCCGCCACGAATTGATGTCACGGCATCGTCGCTGTCAACGACCTCCATCGGGCTTAACTGGCGGTTGGTGAATGTGACCAACGTCAGTTCGGTGCAGATTTATCGTTCCTTGTCGCAAGACAACGGCTTCGTGTTGATCCGTTCCGCCGCAGCCAATGTAACCACGCACACCGATGTAGGGTTGACGCCCGGCACAACATATTTTTATCAGCTTAAGGCAATTTCGACGCTCGGCACACAACAGGCGCTATCGGATATTGTCAGTGCTAAAACGCTCGGCGGAGCGCCGACGCCAACCGCGACTCCAACCCCCGCTCCGACAACAACGCCTACGCCGACACCAACAGCGACTCCGACTCCAATTCCAACCGCGACGCCTACTCCTGCGCCCACAGCAACGCCTTTGCCGACACCGATACCGCCGGGAAATTTGCCTGGAATCTACGTGACGACCAACGGTTCGCCGAGCGGCGACGGTTCGCAAGCGCGTCCTCTGGACATTGCGACGGCGTTTACATACGGCAAAAGTCCTGCGAAACCCGGCGACACCATCTGGATTCGCGGCGGCACGTACAAAGCGAACGAGTTTCGCTGCTCCGTTCGGGGAACCGCCAGCGCACCCATCACGATTCGAGCCTATCCGGGCGAACGCGTGATTTTGGACGTTCCATTAAACGCCTGGGCTGTGCTGATTCCTGAGAGCGAGTGGACGTACTTCTGGGGCTTGGAATTGACCTGCTCCGATCCGGATCGCACACAGACGCGTCCTGCCGGAGTGAACATTTACGGCCCCAACACGAAGTTCATCAATCTGATTATTCACGATACGGGCGTTGCCGTGGGCATGTGGACTCCGGCGACGGATTCGGAAATGTACGGCTGCATCATTTATCGCAACGGGTGGCAAGCCCCCAGCGGAGATCGCGGTCACGGTCACGGTATTTACGCGCAAAACGAAACCGGCGTGAAAACGATGACCGATAACATCGTGTTCAACCAGTACGGGTACGGCATTCACGCCTACACCGAAAACGGAGCCATCAAAGGGTTCCATATCGAAGGCAACACCATATTCGGGAACGGGTCGCCGGCCTATCCGTCAAACAGCGATTACAACAACATTCTGATCGGCGGGTTGCAACCATCGGAACGCGTCGAAATCGTCAACAACTATCTTTACCATCCACTGAACCTGCAAAACACAACGAATCTGGGACTGTTTTACTCCGCCAAAAACAACAAAGACGTAGTGTTGCGCGACAATTACATGGCTGGCGGTTCGGTCGTC containing:
- a CDS encoding glycosyltransferase family 4 protein codes for the protein MHICFLCNEYPPWRHGGVGSFTQTLARELVKCGNRVTVLGLYSCEKILDERDESVRVVRIPHAKLPGTGFLINGARLRYVLRYLHSQDAMDVVEGPELSLSMIPADFPAAKVIRMNGGHRFFADTLGEKPKFWRSWLERRSFSRADHLCAVSKFVAEKTRQLLELGQLSIAVLPNPVDTLVFAPQPPEFETDGSILFAGTVCEKKGIRQLVQAMPRIVAAVPSAHLLIAGRDWLDPDTGDSFTEKLRRLIPANLAESITFLGMVEHATLPEIMAQASVCVYPSHMEAMPLAWLEALAMGKAVLASQTGPGPEAIEDGVSGLLCNPYDSDSIAEKVILLLKDRELRRRLGQQARQRAIDLFSVETLVRRNQEFYSRCTTVVK
- a CDS encoding serine acetyltransferase, whose protein sequence is MSVYREDVKRYVDSETRVDFLRQILTQRGLWALLQYRLASAIYRWTVPTILKRPLIWMMAVWHKLVELTTGIQLPYTATIGPGLYIGHVGRVFLEDDVIIGSHCNMLQGVAIVRSGRGDGCGVPTIGDRVHFGPNATVAGKIRIGDDTTIAANALVITDMPSGCSVAGIPAEIIGRNYPRYFPLETKSAEY
- a CDS encoding glycosyltransferase, with the protein product MNVWHELFDELVVVAPLDQGPPPKFWAPYQNSNGITVVPYRRDKGSGMNQQTTKLWEIPRMGFAITKAAMMSDAFHLRSPASISLLASLVLPLLQRRRCAKFAGQWTGYPGEPRTVRWQRTILKSNWWASPVTVYGEWPNQPAHVIPFFTSVLNAQQSARAKAAAETKAAADWSNRNLRLLYVGRLSKSKNVHAILDAIAQLKTEGLLIECDIVGEGPEREALETQVASANLRPQVRFTGGVEFDRVLDFYERGDVLALISETEGWPKAIAEAMAFGLVCIGSNRGLVPWMLGVGSEATRGVVIQPGDSEALADTLRKIAASPLEYSQMGQRAAAWSGNYSLEGLREALRNLLNQSWNLDLK
- a CDS encoding glycosyltransferase; protein product: MRIPDRLKLGWFSSLSPWRLALLVAFCSMAALLVFWRIVPSDSQTNENSDYLNFYEPVAQNLLAGKGLVTNSGQPATHYPPAYPLLLVAAFKLASWFSLSTATANLALTLVSHLLAAVFIFLLARKLWSNLGAFIAALAWISYPPILWLTKQPNSEIPFMAVFYGSVWLLWAACWRRASWHYFVLAGMLGGIAALLRPIGLGAMVMMSLGLVLATRGKEFRLRLMMVAFLLIGNLLAIFPWQVWVYARTGNVVLLSGNLVPSIRDGLRFAVNLKRYRQAVPVPDDVRAMMQRIDARFDEMDSLANVAKVVRDEASPQPMALVKLLLIKAARSWYATDSGRREGLILLFQIVYLVLVAIGGWRAWKSGGQARELFFGLALTLLYFWGMTVLTLSILRYMTPVIGLAFTLLGALAPSTARQEKNTTSSGILGVMHLTDTLDSGGAERMAVNLVNHLPRDRYRVHLCTTRRDGALSDFVAADVERLRLERTSRFDFRAIFKLRRYIAEREIRLLHAHNTSLFIALAAAAFPPFPAVIWHHHTGRYAMEDRAARIYRLVAQRIRGVITVNQDLADWTQRRLGIPSERVRYIPNFVSESPLHPPIELPGTPSQRIVCVANLHPDKDHATLFRAMRQVIKQVPNAQLLLAGEARNAHYLQSITMEMVKLGLINNVTLLGQQKNIPQLLSACDIGVLSSVSEGLPMAVLEYGMAGLAVATTDVGQCAEVLDFGNAGLIVPKSDPDRLTESLVSLLESAELRRSLGEKLQARVRERYSANAVITEVCRMYEEVLHHNSAQISSER
- a CDS encoding O-antigen ligase family protein, whose protein sequence is MIDRTFVTPLNSNLSGSRLPLSPAQQPLVRALNLSDSKAIPMLLGLHALLGLLLMISPIVAALHMGVITLLGVWWAVLSPRTEHVTWICAYIVGAEVLWRMMGVTFFWEYGKYSIIAFMLLLMIRTGRLSGIFLPFLFFALLLPSSVLPTANMGTQELRQQISFNLSGPLALAVCTWFFWQITLPVEQLQRMFLALICPIVSTATIVLVGILASSNLSFNNSSNFATSGGYGPNQVSAVLGLGALAAFLWLFHKNVARSLKLTLLITLLFLIVQSALTFSRGGLYAAGAAAILASLYLIRDRRLRMQFVLGAVAVFAVVNFLVLPQLDEFTTGALSKRFSDTRMSGRDRIIMDDLEVFNEHPLFGVGPGQARHFRQGHNKAAAHTEFSRMVAEHGIFGLAALLLMLGLAIRHFRRAQTPQAKAIVVALTVWSFLSMASVAMRTVAPAFLFGLGAAMFILLEQEQARTGPAFSANEYAQR
- a CDS encoding glycosyltransferase family 4 protein; the protein is MLNDRFLAQSDTSSSGILPGILMVSTFLSHTKGSHSVAKDLANKLQTTAQNIICVSSYRSGLLRGLDMIFTAIRRRREYDLAIVGLYSGRAFLWGEAVSWLLEKLGCPFVISLHGGSLPEFARLHPRRVTETLRKAAAVTAPSNYLAERMRVYRQDILLLPNPIEIERYEFRLRDQIKPNLIWLRSLQEIYNPLLAIKVAARLRENFPDLRLTMVGPDKGDGTWQQTANFAARIFPAKPYEEDTKKTSETGIDPGAASCEFVAGDFLMTGGIPNAEVPRWLNRGDIFLNTTNVDNTPISVIEAMACGLPIVSTNVGGLPYLLEDGEDALLVPPNDAEAMSASVRRVLTEPGLAAQLSRNARRKAETFDWANVLPMWRELLGKVR
- a CDS encoding phenylacetate--CoA ligase family protein, which gives rise to MGKFDNLYAKLPVWAQHAAVSGFGLYWYWQRFGGDYKHSLNAFLARDRFSRDEWQSWQQVSLKQLLSVAAEHIPHYRNTWSQSQKRAAQAGQLTDLPLLEKDPIRADPHAFLRQDLNIKKPLTFFTSGSTGTPIASLWTASELRASMAVREARSANWAGVSFTVPRATFSGRMVEPDPLSQGPFYRFNLVERQVYFSPFHLRQDTARLYVEALRKHKVQWLTGYAVSYSLLAKFILAEKLDMPPLKAIITTSEKVTPEMRGVMESAFGCRVFEEYSTVENVLFASECEAGRLHVSPDVGVVEILRPDGTPCDSGEVGEIVATSLMHYSQPFVRFRLGDLGAWDGEPCPCGRAMPIIKEVVGRIEDVVTGPDGRQLVRFHGIFVNQPNVREGQVIQEALDRIRVKIVPTPEFDQADVADIIARMQQRLSDEVQVIVEQVAEIPRTKSGKFKAVVSLLDKDQNINRNG
- a CDS encoding glycosyltransferase family 2 protein, translating into MDKPQQLPFVSVVMPVRNEAGYIARSLTAVTEQDYPAERLEIIVADGMSTDSTREIVKLFQSRFDNIQLIDNPGKIAPTGLNRATGLAKGEIIARVDGHCEIAPDYLRCAIEHLQTETVDGVGGPIETIGETATARVIAAAMSSAFGVGDSAFRTVKNKTMLTGTIAFPVYTRAIIERAGAYDEEMVRNQDDEYNCRLRKLGAKLLLASDVRSKYYSRGTMRKLFKQYFQYGYWKVRVLQKHPRQMSLRQFIPPAFVASLLGSIGLGLVSPLGWWIFAGIIGCYLTVNLVASARVLLSNRPFQFQFFLLPAVFASLHLSYGLGFLVGFVKFAPRWRMRE